One region of Juglans regia cultivar Chandler chromosome 4, Walnut 2.0, whole genome shotgun sequence genomic DNA includes:
- the LOC108992606 gene encoding probable aquaporin SIP2-1 isoform X1, translating to MAAISLLVSDFIISFMWVWSGTLIKIFVYKILGLGHEPSGEVIQCVLSIINMFFFAFLGKITEGGAYNPLNVLASAISGNFSSFLFGVGARIPSQVIGSITGVKLIIETFPEIGLGPRLNIDIHRGALTEGFLAFAIVIISLGLATKIPGSFFMKTWISSVSKVTLHILGSDLTGGCMNPAAVMGWAYARGDHITKEHVLVYWLAPIEATLLAVWIFRLLVRPMKEEKANTKSKSE from the exons ATGGCTGCGATTAGTTTGCTGGTCTCGGATTTCATAATCTCTTTCATGTGGGTATGGTCAGGAACTCTGATTAAGATCTTTGTGTACAAGATATTGGGGCTGGGCCATGAACCCAGCGGCGAGGTTATCCAGTGCGTGCTGTCCATCATCAACATGTTCTTCTTCGCGTTCTTGGGTAAGATTACCGAAGGCGGGGCATACAATCCTCTCAACGTGTTGGCTAGTGCCATTTCTGGGAATTTCAGCAGCTTTCTCTTTGGCGTTGGTGCTAGAATCCCATCTCAG GTTATTGGATCGATTACTGGGGTTAAGCTCATTATCGAGACCTTTCCTGAAATAGGACTTGGGCCACGCTTAAATATTGACATCCATCGAGGTGCACTGACAGAAGGATTCCTTGCATTTGCAATTGTTATCATCTCACTTGGTCTGGCCACAAAAATCCCTGGAAGTTTCTTCATGAAGACTTGGATCTCAAGTGTCTCCAAGGTAACTCTTCATATACTCGGCTCTGATCTGACTGGTGGATGTATGAACCCAGCCGCT GTGATGGGATGGGCTTATGCTCGTGGGGATCATATAACCAAGGAGCATGTACTTGTATACTGGCTTGCTCCGATAGAGGCAACCCTACTGGCGGTGTGGATATTTAGGTTGTTAGTACGGCCAATGAAAGAGGAGAAAGCAAACACGAAGAGTAAATCAGAATGA
- the LOC108992606 gene encoding probable aquaporin SIP2-1 isoform X2, with translation MAAISLLVSDFIISFMWVWSGTLIKIFVYKILGLGHEPSGEVIQCVLSIINMFFFAFLGKITEGGAYNPLNVLASAISGNFSSFLFGVGARIPSQVIGSITGVKLIIETFPEIGLGPRLNIDIHRGALTEGFLAFAIVIISLGLATKIPGSFFMKTWISSVSKVMGWAYARGDHITKEHVLVYWLAPIEATLLAVWIFRLLVRPMKEEKANTKSKSE, from the exons ATGGCTGCGATTAGTTTGCTGGTCTCGGATTTCATAATCTCTTTCATGTGGGTATGGTCAGGAACTCTGATTAAGATCTTTGTGTACAAGATATTGGGGCTGGGCCATGAACCCAGCGGCGAGGTTATCCAGTGCGTGCTGTCCATCATCAACATGTTCTTCTTCGCGTTCTTGGGTAAGATTACCGAAGGCGGGGCATACAATCCTCTCAACGTGTTGGCTAGTGCCATTTCTGGGAATTTCAGCAGCTTTCTCTTTGGCGTTGGTGCTAGAATCCCATCTCAG GTTATTGGATCGATTACTGGGGTTAAGCTCATTATCGAGACCTTTCCTGAAATAGGACTTGGGCCACGCTTAAATATTGACATCCATCGAGGTGCACTGACAGAAGGATTCCTTGCATTTGCAATTGTTATCATCTCACTTGGTCTGGCCACAAAAATCCCTGGAAGTTTCTTCATGAAGACTTGGATCTCAAGTGTCTCCAAG GTGATGGGATGGGCTTATGCTCGTGGGGATCATATAACCAAGGAGCATGTACTTGTATACTGGCTTGCTCCGATAGAGGCAACCCTACTGGCGGTGTGGATATTTAGGTTGTTAGTACGGCCAATGAAAGAGGAGAAAGCAAACACGAAGAGTAAATCAGAATGA